Within Ralstonia pickettii DTP0602, the genomic segment CCGCCGCCCAATGGGTGACAGCAAGGTAAGTGGAGCGACAGTGGGCGTCTGTCACACCAAAGGCCGAAGCGTTTTGGGGCGACACGAAGCAGGCTGCCAAAGATGCAATCGCCAGGATCCTGCCACGTGACATGCTTGATTTCATACTCTGCTGTCTATTCGGAGAAGAGAAACATAAGTCCTTAAAGCTGACGCCAGCGCTTCTTGATACTTTATTGATCTTGGCCTTGAATCCTACGAGCTGACAGAATGATCCTCCACTGAGTCGAGATATTTATTCCCGTTCTGTCTAAATGATTTCGATTTCTGTCTTTATTTTTCATGTGATGAAATATTACGAATCAAAAGGTAGATGAGTAATCAAAGGAATCGATCTTCGTGAGAGTATGAGTAACGTTCCTTCTCAGCTACCTTGCTTGACCGGAGATCGATCTGCATCCAACGTCGAGCATCTAGGTCAAATTTTGTCGTATGTCGGCAATTTGGGTGGGGTGGTGCGCGATCGCAATGAGTGCTCAGTGAGGACAGAATTATGCGTATCGCAGGATTCTGTTTCGGTGGGCTGCCCTGAAGACAGGGGGTTCACATTTCCGCTTGAGAGCCGGACTGTCCGATTAGGGAAAAATACTTCATTCAATCGGGACCTCTAGCGTTTGCAGCGTCATATGGCGGATCGACCGAAGCTCAAGTCATTGGTGCGTCCTTGAGGCGCGATGAGTCAGGTCAAAGCGGAGGCCCGACCTCGGTTCCTCCTTCCTGAGGACTATATCGCGGTCGACTGTATATCTGGCGGCCGCCTTTGCTCGTTTATTAAGAGGTGCCCCATGCATGAAGATCAGTACTATCGGCCCCTGATGAATCGCTTCTATCCGAATGCCTCACCCGGCGGGAGAGCGCATGCGTAGCAGGTCAGTGAGAGCTAGGATGGAGCTGCGTCATTTGCAGTGCTTCCTGGCCGTTGCAGAAGAGCTTCATTTCACAAGGGCGGCCGAGAGATTGCATATCGAGCAGTCGCCACTATCTCGTGCCATCAGGGAGTTGGAAGAAGAGCTAGGGGTGCAGCTCTTCGTGCGCACCACCCGTAGTACGCGGCTAACTCGTGCTGGTCAGCTGTTCCTGAAACACGTGCCGAGCATCTTCGCCGCTGTGGAGCGCGCGCGCGACAGCGTGCAGGCAGTCGCTAATGGTTTTCACGACCAGTTGCGCATCGTCTTGTCCGACTGTTGCGCTCGATCACGTCTACCAGCATTGCTTGCGCTGTGGCGGGAGGAGGACCCAGAGGTTGAGGTTCGGCTTTTCGAAGCGCCGTTGTCGCAGCAGATCAGGGGACTGCATGATGGTCTTTACGACGTCGGATTCTCCCTAGCCAACGAAGTTGGCGATGGCATCATCGTGCATCCCCTTTGGAGCGAGCCTCTGGTGGTGGCGGTTCCGCCACGTCATCCGTTACTTGCCTATAGACTTATTCCACCGGAAGAACTGCTGCGCTATCCGTTGGTGCTTTTCGATCCGCAAGCGTGCGAGGGGCATGCTCGTCTGGTCGATCGTTTGCTGCGCCGACTGGATCAGGAGCCGCTGGTCGCGGACCGGGTTTCATCGCTCGACTTGATGATGACGTTGGTATCTGCCGGCCTTGCATTGGGCCTGACCGGCGCGTCACAAGTTTTCGCGAGCAGAGAGTCGGGGGTGGTGGCGCGGCCGCTGGCGGGGCAGGTGCCCATGGTCACAACCTATCTGCTGCATCTGGATGCAGAGCCATCAGAGACCTTGGCTCGCTTCATCGAGCGGGCCAGCGCTATCGATTCTCAGGCATGTGTCGAACCCTTCTTCGATTCCCGATCTGACGTCGAGGAGGACGTCGCGCCATGAAGAAGACCACATCGGCATTGTTCGCTCTCATTTTGGTGGCCTGCGGTCGTGCTGGGCCGGACACGGTCGAATCCTTGGCCGCGAATCCTGAGCGACTCAGCGAACTGCGCCAGCAATGCAAGATGGATCGCGCAAGGCTTGGCGATGAGCTCTGTAATCGCGCCGCCGAGGCGACCAATCGGCGTTTTTTTGGCGACGGCAAGACGCCGTAGACTCCCCCGAAGGAGTCTCCCAGATTCTGATCGTTGGCACCTCGCCACGATTCATCCGCTTTTTCGCTTTGTACGCTGCGGCACGCTTCTGCCTGCGGTATTGCATCGGTGTTCGCCCAGGCGCGAATTCTTGCTTTTTTCTCGACCTTTGTTCCGATAACGGTCTTTGACCGGTCCTTGGTGAGAACCCAACCTCATGCCTGAGGCACGACGTCGTGCCGATTTTGCGAGGTGTCTGTGCAAGAGAGGGCGAAGACAAGGATGGAAGGTCAAGGCGTGCTGCTTGGCCAGATTGCCGTTGTACTCGGCATCGTGATCGCCGGCGTGTGGACCGCGACACAATGGACGGCCGCCGCCCTGGGCTATCAAGTAAAATGCCGGAGGATGACTTCTCGCGACTTGTGTTGATGCAACGGTTGGCGTGCTGGCTGCAGGGGACGTGGGCGACGAAACGCCGCCA encodes:
- a CDS encoding D-alanyl-D-alanine endopeptidase — its product is MELRHLQCFLAVAEELHFTRAAERLHIEQSPLSRAIRELEEELGVQLFVRTTRSTRLTRAGQLFLKHVPSIFAAVERARDSVQAVANGFHDQLRIVLSDCCARSRLPALLALWREEDPEVEVRLFEAPLSQQIRGLHDGLYDVGFSLANEVGDGIIVHPLWSEPLVVAVPPRHPLLAYRLIPPEELLRYPLVLFDPQACEGHARLVDRLLRRLDQEPLVADRVSSLDLMMTLVSAGLALGLTGASQVFASRESGVVARPLAGQVPMVTTYLLHLDAEPSETLARFIERASAIDSQACVEPFFDSRSDVEEDVAP